A stretch of Henckelia pumila isolate YLH828 chromosome 4, ASM3356847v2, whole genome shotgun sequence DNA encodes these proteins:
- the LOC140862223 gene encoding uncharacterized protein: MSNITKLEFEAIDLVGKNYLSWILDAEIHLVSINLGDTIKERNKTSQQDRAKALIFLRHHLNDGLKAEYLTVKEPHEFWKNLNERFDHQRTIVLPRARYEWMHLRLQDFKSVSDYNSALFKISSTLILFGEKVTDQDMLEKTFSTFHASNVLLQQQYRERGFKKYSELISFLLVAKQNNELLMKNHQLRPTRSTPFREANGTAFPEANANSAQNHNNESRHGRGRGQRRNYHQQIGKKPKTNHQQWNSNYE, encoded by the coding sequence ATGTCGAACATTACCAAACTTGAATTTGAAGCAATAGATTTAGTTGGAAAAAATTATTTGTCATGGATTCTGGATGCCGAGATCCACCTTGTCTCTATAAATTTAGGGGATACaatcaaagaaagaaataaaacaTCCCAGCAGGATCGTGCAAAAGCACTCATTTTCCTTCGTCATCATCTCAACGATGGGTTGAAAGCTGAGTATCTCACTGTGAAAGAGCCACATGAGTTTTGGAAAAATCTAAATGAAAGATTTGACCATCAGAGAACTATTGTTCTTCCAAGAGCTCGATACGAATGGATGCATCTACGCTTACAAGATTTCAAGTCTGtaagtgattataattctgcatTATTTAAGATCAGTTCCACACTAATACTTTTTGGAGAGAAAGTCACTGATCAAGACATGTTAGAAAAGACATTCTCAACTTTCCATGCATCAAATGTGCTCCTGCAGCAGCAATATCGTGAACGTGGATTCAAAAAGTACTCCGAGCTAATATCTTTCTTACTAGTTGCTAAACAAAATAATGAGTTGCTCATGAAAAATCACCAATTGCGCCCAACTAGATCTACACCATTTCGTGAAGCAAATGGAActgcatttcctgaagcaaatgctAACTCGgctcaaaatcataacaatgaGAGCAGGCATGGGCGTGGGCGTGGCCAAAGAAGAAACTATCATCAACAAATTGGAAAGAAACCTAAGACAAACCACCAGCAGTGGAATTCCAATTATGAATAA